A DNA window from Paraburkholderia sp. PGU19 contains the following coding sequences:
- a CDS encoding response regulator, with protein sequence MDLVRCESSLSTTIVGPQLVLRHLALDGIETRVAGGCGDALETIRIWLPDLVLLDIWMPQRDGFETAEAIRHCVPAPRPLVLAYTCAEEQFVMANAASESFDGYCPKGTSPSELVLIVKSLCATAPAH encoded by the coding sequence ATGGACCTGGTACGCTGCGAGTCCTCGTTGTCGACGACTATCGTGGGGCCGCAATTGGTGTTGCGACATCTCGCACTTGATGGTATCGAAACCCGTGTCGCTGGCGGATGCGGTGATGCGCTGGAAACAATCAGAATCTGGCTGCCCGACTTGGTCCTGCTTGACATCTGGATGCCACAACGCGACGGCTTCGAGACCGCCGAAGCAATCAGGCATTGCGTACCCGCTCCCAGACCACTCGTTTTGGCATACACGTGCGCTGAAGAACAATTTGTGATGGCGAACGCTGCGAGCGAAAGTTTTGACGGATATTGCCCGAAAGGTACGTCCCCTTCTGAACTTGTTCTTATCGTGAAAAGCCTGTGCGCAACGGCCCCGGCGCACTAA
- a CDS encoding response regulator: MANILLVDDDAENLWSLRIALEDDGHRVTVAADAGRALAILRHEAIEIMITDYQMPGIDGVQLCQMTRSQPAHSSLPIVLLSAATEPAYAPRVWTHFLRRPASIRELIARIDVHAAARLTHAVHVSAGAVRRCTEPAASRWPAVNAGCWP, from the coding sequence ATGGCAAACATACTGCTGGTTGACGACGACGCTGAAAACCTGTGGTCGCTGCGGATAGCACTGGAGGATGATGGACATCGCGTGACGGTAGCGGCCGACGCCGGACGGGCGTTGGCCATCTTGCGGCACGAGGCAATCGAAATCATGATCACCGACTACCAGATGCCCGGCATTGACGGCGTCCAGCTCTGCCAGATGACGCGGTCGCAGCCGGCTCATTCATCGCTGCCCATCGTGCTGCTATCGGCGGCGACCGAGCCGGCATACGCACCGCGGGTCTGGACGCACTTTTTGCGCAGACCGGCCAGCATTCGTGAACTGATCGCGCGGATCGATGTCCACGCCGCCGCACGGCTAACGCACGCTGTCCATGTTTCCGCCGGAGCGGTGCGTCGGTGCACAGAACCGGCCGCGTCGCGCTGGCCAGCCGTCAACGCCGGCTGCTGGCCCTGA
- a CDS encoding ParB/Srx family N-terminal domain-containing protein produces MKAVAIKSIRPTQLTHGLREIRRKTQFYEALTSHDLEMAIAEKPVPVVLGPGGAPFAIDHHHVASALWRAGIKTMPAVLVADFSWLSYQDFWLSMDDRRWTYPYDTKGQRKSFADMPEHVWELEDDEYRSLAASVRDAGGYEKTSVPLEEFRWADLFRTYLPYPGTDDEFVAIQRQAVKLAKSKVAAGLPGFVGKVPG; encoded by the coding sequence TTGAAAGCGGTAGCCATCAAAAGCATTCGACCAACTCAGCTGACGCACGGACTTCGCGAGATACGCCGGAAGACGCAGTTCTATGAGGCGCTGACCAGTCACGACCTGGAAATGGCAATCGCTGAAAAGCCGGTACCTGTCGTACTTGGACCGGGCGGGGCACCGTTCGCGATTGACCATCATCATGTGGCAAGCGCCCTGTGGCGCGCGGGAATAAAGACGATGCCCGCAGTGCTGGTAGCCGATTTCTCGTGGCTGTCGTATCAGGACTTCTGGTTGTCGATGGACGACCGCCGCTGGACTTATCCATATGACACAAAGGGGCAGCGGAAGAGCTTTGCAGATATGCCCGAGCATGTATGGGAACTGGAAGACGACGAATATCGCAGCCTGGCGGCGTCGGTGCGCGACGCCGGCGGCTATGAAAAAACTTCCGTCCCGCTCGAAGAGTTCAGGTGGGCTGACCTCTTCCGTACATACCTGCCGTATCCAGGGACCGACGACGAATTCGTAGCCATACAGCGACAGGCGGTCAAGCTCGCAAAGAGCAAGGTGGCGGCGGGTTTGCCGGGATTCGTGGGGAAGGTACCGGGTTAG
- a CDS encoding GAF domain-containing sensor histidine kinase: MNLEVNTSPTDTGIRAAHREALITAELATRASRRPNHGAEAKVLRRLAHALATSDAAMLDMLTSEAARLCRAGSAGISVLESLPDKPVSFRWAALAGHCAPLLNTYRPFDDSVCGVTLAMGKPELFKTPQRYFPSIEAVSPPVVEALLVPIPVGDGPWGAIWVMSHDENARFDAEDLRLLTSLADFTGAALQVTRMQALAEKRATEAEEAQEALRRTEERTFEFIATLTHELRSPIAPVVSSLEILGRPGSSGSATARALEIAQRQIGRLQRLIDDLLDASRIRHGKVEVKMGTCQLADIVWDAVHAVHPAMEARKHRLTVQCPSEPVALHADAARLTQVLVNLLSNSARYSPDGSHIELAAVVEPASDDNGTTARGSVKFTVTDEGYGIPADKLPHVFGMFTQLRSRVSTADSGLGIGLALVKYLVECHGGRVSIASGDGRTGTTVTVVLPVLERLQVVPHWQQSLNDPLSSA; encoded by the coding sequence ATGAACTTGGAAGTAAATACTTCTCCGACCGACACCGGCATTCGTGCGGCGCACCGGGAAGCGCTGATTACCGCCGAACTCGCGACGCGGGCAAGCCGGCGCCCCAACCATGGAGCGGAGGCCAAAGTCCTGAGACGGCTCGCCCATGCTCTCGCTACCTCTGATGCAGCCATGCTTGACATGCTGACATCGGAGGCTGCCCGGCTTTGCAGGGCGGGCAGCGCAGGCATCAGCGTGCTCGAGTCGCTACCGGACAAGCCGGTGAGTTTCCGGTGGGCGGCCCTCGCAGGCCACTGTGCGCCACTTCTGAATACCTACCGACCCTTTGATGACAGCGTATGCGGCGTGACGCTGGCAATGGGCAAGCCGGAACTGTTCAAGACACCGCAACGCTACTTCCCGTCGATAGAAGCCGTCTCGCCGCCAGTCGTCGAAGCCCTGCTCGTGCCCATCCCGGTTGGCGACGGGCCCTGGGGCGCCATCTGGGTAATGTCTCACGACGAAAACGCGCGCTTCGACGCAGAAGACCTGCGTTTGCTGACGAGCCTCGCCGACTTCACCGGTGCCGCGTTGCAGGTCACGCGTATGCAGGCGCTGGCGGAGAAACGGGCGACTGAAGCAGAGGAAGCCCAGGAAGCGCTCCGCCGGACCGAAGAGCGCACCTTCGAGTTTATCGCCACACTCACTCACGAGCTCCGAAGCCCAATTGCGCCCGTGGTTTCGTCACTGGAAATTCTTGGTCGCCCAGGGAGCAGTGGTTCAGCGACGGCGCGCGCGCTCGAGATAGCGCAACGGCAGATAGGCCGGCTCCAGCGACTGATTGATGACCTGCTGGATGCATCACGAATCCGGCACGGCAAGGTGGAAGTCAAGATGGGCACATGCCAACTGGCTGATATCGTGTGGGATGCCGTCCACGCCGTGCACCCAGCGATGGAGGCGCGCAAGCATCGACTGACCGTGCAGTGTCCGTCCGAACCGGTCGCATTGCACGCCGACGCGGCCCGCCTTACCCAGGTTCTCGTGAACCTGCTCAGCAATTCCGCCAGGTATTCGCCCGACGGCAGCCACATTGAACTCGCCGCTGTTGTCGAACCGGCTTCCGACGACAACGGGACGACCGCGCGAGGTAGTGTGAAATTCACCGTGACCGATGAGGGATACGGTATCCCTGCGGACAAGCTTCCCCATGTGTTCGGGATGTTCACGCAGCTCCGTTCGCGGGTATCGACAGCGGACTCAGGTCTGGGAATCGGACTCGCTCTGGTCAAGTATCTGGTTGAGTGTCATGGCGGTCGCGTCTCCATTGCGAGCGGCGATGGCCGTACAGGGACCACGGTGACGGTGGTGCTCCCCGTTCTCGAGCGGCTTCAGGTGGTTCCTCACTGGCAGCAAAGCCTGAATGACCCATTGTCTTCGGCATGA
- a CDS encoding DUF2934 domain-containing protein: protein MDVPVTEEQIRTLAFYLWERDGSPEGRSEEYWEKARQQLGLDAGAPSTEAETSGQEQSKA from the coding sequence ATGGACGTCCCTGTTACGGAAGAGCAAATTCGGACCCTTGCCTTTTACCTTTGGGAAAGGGATGGGAGCCCGGAAGGTCGGTCCGAGGAATACTGGGAGAAAGCCCGGCAGCAGTTGGGACTTGATGCCGGCGCTCCGTCGACGGAAGCGGAGACGTCAGGACAGGAACAGTCAAAGGCGTGA
- a CDS encoding type II toxin-antitoxin system HicB family antitoxin, translating into MLKYPARFEPVEEGGFLVTFRDVPEAITQGDTIDEALFMAADALATAMDFYFEDLRPVPTPSGVEEGEELVALSESMSDKVLVFNEMLAKA; encoded by the coding sequence ATGTTGAAGTATCCGGCCCGGTTCGAACCGGTCGAGGAAGGCGGATTCTTAGTTACATTCCGGGATGTACCAGAGGCGATCACTCAGGGAGACACGATCGACGAAGCCCTGTTCATGGCCGCCGACGCGTTGGCCACTGCGATGGACTTTTATTTTGAGGATCTGCGACCTGTCCCAACTCCCTCTGGCGTCGAGGAAGGGGAGGAACTGGTTGCGCTGTCAGAAAGCATGTCTGACAAAGTGCTGGTATTCAACGAAATGCTTGCAAAGGCATGA
- the phaP gene encoding TIGR01841 family phasin (Members of this family are phasins (small proteins associated with inclusions such as PHA granules). Note that several different families of phasins have been named PhaP despite very little sequence similarity to each other.): protein MALSTRDPQELFALQTQRAQAAMEEAQSYWRHVRNIMFGTQAELTATIEALFKQRQHDAQVFVESVANNAPAGTEAAVNALQSAVTVASEATSATIEASKKAAEQAVEIAENNVTAAASASSRVTKQAVEQARAATKR, encoded by the coding sequence ATGGCGTTGTCAACCAGAGACCCCCAGGAGCTATTCGCATTGCAGACACAACGAGCGCAAGCCGCTATGGAAGAGGCGCAGTCATATTGGCGGCACGTGCGCAACATCATGTTCGGCACCCAAGCCGAACTGACTGCGACCATAGAGGCCCTATTCAAGCAAAGACAGCACGACGCGCAGGTCTTTGTCGAGTCTGTCGCGAACAATGCACCGGCCGGAACCGAAGCCGCCGTGAATGCATTGCAATCCGCCGTCACGGTCGCCAGCGAGGCCACGAGCGCGACGATTGAAGCCAGTAAAAAGGCTGCCGAGCAAGCTGTGGAGATTGCCGAGAATAACGTTACTGCCGCAGCTTCCGCCTCAAGCAGGGTGACCAAACAGGCCGTTGAACAAGCCCGGGCTGCAACAAAAAGATAA
- a CDS encoding SDR family oxidoreductase, with protein MGATVNQYRMQDPTTQYPGPEFERQPQEAPGLAQAMSPKPDHGETSYQGFGRLKGRRALITGADSGIGRAVAIAFAREGADVALNYLPSEEQDARQVVGLVREAGQKAVALPGDIADEAFCRKLIDDSRAQLGGLDILVNVAGKQHFVEHIADLSTEQFEATFRTNVFAMFWLCKAALPHMPPGATIINTTSIQSYQPSPGLLDYASTKAAITAFTHALARQVIDRGIRVNGVAPGPVWTPLQPSGGQPQEKVEQFGAEVPMKRPGQPAELAPIYVVLASQESSFVTGEIYGVTGGTTYLDDLGLATSQ; from the coding sequence ATGGGCGCCACCGTTAATCAATATCGTATGCAGGACCCCACGACGCAGTATCCCGGCCCGGAATTCGAGCGACAGCCGCAGGAGGCGCCTGGGCTTGCGCAGGCGATGTCGCCGAAGCCCGATCACGGCGAGACAAGTTATCAGGGCTTCGGCAGGTTGAAAGGCAGGCGGGCGCTTATCACGGGTGCCGATAGCGGCATAGGTCGCGCCGTCGCTATCGCCTTCGCGCGCGAAGGCGCAGACGTGGCATTGAACTATCTGCCTTCGGAAGAGCAGGACGCGCGGCAGGTCGTTGGACTCGTTCGCGAGGCAGGACAAAAGGCCGTTGCGCTGCCAGGCGATATTGCAGACGAAGCGTTCTGTCGCAAGCTGATTGATGACAGCCGGGCGCAACTCGGCGGGCTTGACATCCTCGTCAACGTTGCTGGCAAGCAGCACTTCGTCGAACACATTGCCGACCTGAGCACAGAGCAGTTCGAAGCGACGTTCCGCACGAATGTATTTGCGATGTTCTGGCTTTGCAAGGCAGCCTTGCCGCACATGCCGCCGGGCGCGACGATCATCAACACGACGTCAATCCAGAGCTATCAGCCCAGTCCCGGATTGCTCGACTACGCATCGACCAAGGCGGCGATCACCGCATTCACGCATGCGCTCGCCAGGCAGGTGATCGATCGCGGAATTCGCGTCAACGGAGTGGCGCCGGGTCCCGTCTGGACGCCGCTGCAGCCAAGCGGCGGCCAGCCGCAGGAGAAGGTGGAGCAATTCGGCGCTGAAGTCCCGATGAAGCGTCCGGGTCAGCCTGCCGAGCTTGCACCGATCTACGTCGTGCTGGCATCGCAGGAGTCGAGCTTTGTCACGGGCGAAATCTACGGCGTAACGGGGGGCACCACTTACCTTGACGACCTCGGCCTGGCGACATCGCAGTGA
- a CDS encoding Hsp20/alpha crystallin family protein, whose amino-acid sequence MSDNTQIAQRDQDAVTRAESGGTRRRAALTPAVDIFEDAHAVTLLADLPGVSNEKLDINVHDGSLTIEAESMVPVPPNLVLSHAEVRAPYFSRRFAVSEDFDTSRIEASLKDGVLKLTIPRRDEAKPRRIEVRTG is encoded by the coding sequence ATGAGCGACAACACGCAAATCGCCCAACGCGACCAGGACGCAGTGACGCGCGCGGAATCGGGTGGCACACGTCGTCGCGCCGCGCTGACGCCGGCGGTCGATATCTTCGAAGACGCTCACGCGGTCACGCTGCTGGCCGACCTGCCCGGCGTATCCAACGAGAAGCTGGACATCAACGTCCACGACGGCAGTCTGACTATCGAGGCGGAATCCATGGTGCCCGTGCCGCCGAACCTCGTGCTCTCACACGCGGAAGTGCGGGCGCCCTACTTCTCGCGCCGCTTCGCCGTCAGCGAAGACTTCGATACCTCGCGGATTGAGGCGTCCCTGAAGGATGGCGTCCTGAAGCTGACGATACCGCGTCGCGACGAGGCGAAGCCACGACGCATTGAGGTGCGTACAGGCTGA
- a CDS encoding Hsp20/alpha crystallin family protein, which produces MSDVYLGTDLFSELDRLQRQMSSLFGGFPSSLRSSQFGTFPHINVGTTDDTIEIVAFAPGVEPAKLDISVDKGLLSIAGERTTREAQLPEGTRQYAQERFTGSFRRVIELPQQADPDKVQARYVDGCLLISVGKRETSRPRAITVQ; this is translated from the coding sequence ATGAGTGACGTGTACCTTGGGACCGACCTCTTCAGTGAACTGGACCGGCTGCAACGCCAGATGTCCAGCCTGTTCGGCGGCTTCCCGTCCAGTCTTCGTTCAAGCCAGTTCGGCACATTTCCTCACATCAACGTCGGCACAACCGACGACACGATAGAAATTGTCGCGTTTGCGCCCGGCGTCGAGCCCGCGAAGCTTGATATCTCCGTCGATAAAGGTCTGCTCTCGATTGCCGGCGAGCGGACGACCCGCGAAGCACAGTTGCCTGAGGGCACGCGGCAGTACGCGCAGGAGCGCTTCACCGGCTCGTTCCGACGGGTCATCGAACTGCCCCAGCAGGCCGACCCCGACAAGGTGCAGGCGCGCTATGTCGACGGGTGCCTGCTGATTTCTGTGGGCAAACGCGAAACGTCCAGGCCCCGTGCAATTACCGTTCAGTGA
- a CDS encoding glycosyltransferase family 4 protein, whose amino-acid sequence MRIAQIAPLDEAVPPALYGGTERVVSYLTEALIDLGHDVTLFASGDSRTRAHLEVAWPRSLRSDPSVCDPLAPHLVMLEQVRRKAPDFDILHFHLSYLPFPVFSQLGTPFLTTLHGRLDLPELRPVFDVFSEVPVVSISESQRAPLPGANWLDTVSHGVPASLLTPLPHMQPTYLAFLGRISPEKRADLAIEIAARAGMRLKIAAKVDKADEAYFRSVIEPLLAQPHVDFLGEINEAEKPAFLSGARALLFPIDWPEPFGLAMIEAMACGTPVIAFNRGSTPEVIEHGVTGYLVGDVAEAVRAVAQLDDISRSRVRDEFEIRFTSRTMALRYLDVYTGLTVARQPPLLRAVAGVGHDGVLEP is encoded by the coding sequence ATGCGTATCGCACAGATCGCGCCTTTAGACGAGGCAGTGCCCCCTGCGCTTTATGGAGGAACAGAACGGGTAGTTTCGTATCTGACAGAAGCCCTGATCGACCTCGGCCATGATGTCACGTTGTTCGCGAGTGGCGACTCGCGCACCCGGGCACACCTCGAGGTAGCTTGGCCGCGGTCGCTACGTTCCGATCCATCAGTCTGCGATCCGCTTGCGCCGCACCTCGTGATGCTTGAACAGGTTCGTCGCAAAGCTCCTGACTTTGACATACTGCATTTCCATCTCAGCTACTTGCCGTTCCCGGTCTTCTCTCAGCTTGGTACACCGTTCCTGACCACATTGCACGGCCGTCTCGATTTGCCGGAATTGCGGCCAGTGTTCGATGTATTTTCCGAGGTACCGGTAGTGTCAATCTCCGAGTCGCAGCGGGCGCCGCTTCCCGGCGCAAACTGGCTTGATACGGTCTCCCACGGGGTGCCAGCTTCGCTGTTGACGCCGCTGCCGCACATGCAGCCAACGTATCTGGCCTTCTTGGGCCGGATCAGTCCGGAAAAGCGCGCTGATCTGGCAATCGAAATTGCTGCCCGGGCCGGTATGCGTCTCAAGATTGCCGCGAAAGTGGACAAGGCTGACGAAGCCTATTTCCGCAGCGTGATCGAGCCGCTGCTGGCGCAGCCTCACGTTGACTTCCTCGGCGAGATAAATGAGGCCGAGAAGCCCGCGTTCCTGTCGGGCGCCCGTGCGCTGCTGTTTCCCATTGACTGGCCCGAACCCTTCGGTCTGGCGATGATAGAGGCGATGGCGTGTGGCACGCCCGTTATCGCGTTCAATCGCGGTTCGACACCGGAAGTGATTGAGCACGGCGTGACCGGATACTTGGTGGGCGATGTTGCCGAAGCAGTGCGCGCAGTGGCGCAACTCGATGATATTTCGCGTAGCAGAGTGCGGGATGAGTTCGAAATTCGCTTCACATCCAGGACGATGGCGCTGCGATACCTCGATGTTTACACGGGCTTGACCGTGGCCCGTCAACCGCCGTTGCTTCGGGCCGTCGCGGGAGTCGGACACGACGGTGTCTTGGAGCCATGA
- a CDS encoding sigma-54 dependent transcriptional regulator, producing MAHALIVDDDSATREALATIIAEEGLTVSVAGDLQEARGRILRSTPDVVFVDLELPDGSGPDLFGDLDPRSGVVFVVITGHATVESAVDALKAGATDYLVKPIDLQRVIAILDRLPRTGDLKAEIGALRHELRRMGRFGSMVGSSQAMQVVYDQISRVAPTALSVMLVGTSGTGKEVAAQTIHQMSARRKREFIALNCGAFSPKLIESEMFGHERGAFTGADRQHIGYFERASGGTLFLDEITEMPIELQVKLLRVLETGLFMRVGTAKELVTDVRLIAATNRDPEQAVQEGKLRLDLYHRLNVFPISLPPLRERGDDIELLAQSFLDELNARFNTRKHFPPAVRDMLRSYPWPGNVRELRNYVQRAHIMSRPGSDSTAVVPMQISLSTPVASSTITIPFGMSLDEADKQLILATLEQCGGVKVRAAEVLGISLKTLYNRLVEYRIPEAIDDDREPGAAEEFDARNG from the coding sequence ATGGCACATGCACTCATCGTTGACGACGACTCCGCTACGCGCGAAGCGCTCGCAACAATCATCGCGGAAGAAGGTCTCACTGTATCCGTAGCGGGCGACCTGCAGGAAGCCCGCGGCCGGATTTTGCGAAGTACACCCGATGTCGTGTTTGTTGATCTCGAGCTTCCGGACGGTTCGGGCCCCGACCTTTTCGGTGATCTCGACCCGCGCTCGGGCGTAGTGTTTGTCGTGATCACGGGACATGCAACGGTCGAATCCGCAGTTGATGCCTTGAAAGCCGGCGCCACTGACTATCTGGTCAAGCCAATCGACCTCCAACGCGTGATCGCGATTCTGGACCGGCTGCCACGCACCGGCGACCTCAAGGCCGAAATCGGCGCGCTGCGCCACGAACTCCGCCGTATGGGCAGATTCGGGTCGATGGTTGGCAGTTCGCAGGCGATGCAAGTGGTGTACGACCAGATCAGCCGGGTGGCGCCGACCGCCCTGTCGGTGATGCTCGTGGGCACGTCCGGCACCGGCAAGGAAGTCGCTGCGCAAACCATCCATCAGATGAGCGCGCGTCGCAAACGGGAGTTCATCGCCCTCAATTGCGGCGCCTTCTCGCCGAAGCTGATCGAATCGGAAATGTTCGGGCATGAGCGCGGCGCATTCACGGGGGCTGATCGCCAGCATATAGGCTATTTCGAACGCGCCAGCGGCGGCACCCTCTTTCTTGACGAAATCACCGAGATGCCAATCGAGCTGCAGGTCAAGCTGCTGCGTGTACTCGAAACAGGCCTCTTCATGCGCGTTGGTACGGCGAAGGAACTGGTCACCGACGTGCGCCTGATCGCCGCCACCAATCGCGATCCGGAGCAGGCCGTGCAGGAAGGAAAACTTCGCCTCGACCTGTACCACCGGCTGAATGTTTTCCCGATCAGCCTGCCGCCGCTGCGCGAGCGTGGCGACGATATTGAGCTGCTCGCGCAGTCCTTTCTCGACGAACTGAACGCGCGCTTTAACACCAGGAAGCACTTCCCGCCCGCGGTCAGGGACATGCTGCGCTCGTACCCGTGGCCGGGCAACGTGCGTGAACTCAGGAACTACGTGCAGCGTGCGCACATCATGTCGAGACCGGGATCGGACAGCACCGCAGTCGTGCCCATGCAGATCTCATTGTCGACACCCGTGGCCAGTTCGACCATCACGATTCCGTTCGGCATGTCCCTCGACGAAGCCGATAAACAGCTGATACTCGCGACCCTTGAACAGTGTGGAGGCGTGAAAGTTCGCGCAGCAGAAGTACTCGGTATCAGTCTCAAGACGCTCTATAACCGCCTCGTGGAATACCGGATTCCCGAAGCGATCGATGACGACCGGGAACCCGGTGCCGCAGAGGAGTTCGATGCGCGCAACGGCTAG
- a CDS encoding DUF4142 domain-containing protein translates to MKLKRTKIRHVVIGAVVLAGALVIAPLAAQTEAASTTAGNPLAQADKDFVQAASSASSTEIDAAKLATSNSEDKDVKSFAHHMILDHTKLTVQLKMAAPDGVTVPKDNSDTALLGSLKGLKGKAFDQAYISKVGVEGHKEAVAAFQKEIADGQDAKLKKAAQDALPTIQKHYQMAQDLATKKGVSQ, encoded by the coding sequence ATGAAGCTCAAACGCACGAAAATAAGGCACGTTGTCATTGGCGCGGTCGTTCTGGCAGGCGCGCTTGTCATTGCACCGCTCGCCGCACAAACGGAAGCCGCGTCGACGACGGCCGGCAACCCGCTGGCGCAAGCCGACAAGGACTTCGTGCAGGCGGCCTCGTCGGCATCATCCACGGAAATCGACGCTGCCAAGCTCGCCACCTCGAATTCCGAAGACAAGGATGTCAAATCGTTCGCGCATCATATGATCCTCGACCACACGAAGCTGACCGTCCAACTGAAAATGGCCGCACCGGATGGAGTAACCGTGCCGAAGGATAACTCGGATACAGCCTTGCTCGGCTCGCTGAAGGGACTGAAGGGCAAGGCATTCGATCAGGCGTATATATCGAAGGTCGGAGTGGAGGGCCATAAAGAAGCGGTCGCGGCCTTCCAGAAAGAAATTGCGGATGGACAAGACGCGAAGTTGAAGAAGGCAGCGCAGGATGCGTTGCCGACCATACAAAAGCATTATCAGATGGCGCAGGATCTCGCCACCAAAAAGGGCGTATCGCAGTAG